The genomic segment AGGAGCACCGTCAGCCCAAAGCGGAATTTTAGCGGGCGAATCAGTCGCAAAGCACGGAACTGTATAGAGAACCGAAAGGCATAGGGCCAAGCAAATCATTCGATAACGTGTCATATCGCGAAGTCATCTCCAGGTGGTTTGAATTTCCACGTCATTGTAACCAATTCCAGTAGGCCGGATCCGCAGCGGCAACTAGTTCACATCCAACCTGCCGCTGGCAGAGTTGCATCGCTAATGTGACTTGATCCGGCCTACCGAACTAACTGCTAAAGCGGCGAATTCGTTGGACTATACTTGGCGTTTCAAAATTCCTTTGTGCCGCTGAGTTCTGTTTTGATGACGTCCCAAATGATTTCTTGTTTTAGCTGGCCGCTGCAGGTCGTTGCATTCTCGGTACTGTGTTTGCTATGTCTCAGCTCGGCGAATGCTGCGGTCAACGTGCGAGACTTTGGCGCCAAAGGGGATGCGGTGACGGACGACACCGAAGCGATTCGGTCCGCCTTGGCTGCTTCGCCGCATGTCCATTTTCCTGCGGGCGTTTATGTGATCAGCGATGGAATCGATCTGCCTCGCAGCGCTCGTTTGACCGGTGACGGTTCGCCGGCGCTCGGCACGTTTCCGCTGCGTGATGACAAAGAGTATTTTGCCGACGGAAAACGACACCTGCTGCCGGGCACGACGCTGTTGTTTCGTGGCACCGCCAACCGATCGATTCCAACCCTGCGGCGCGACCGATTCAAGTCGCTACGTTATGCACTGAAAACGCAGCCGCAGTCGAGCTTTTCAATCCAGCAGTTGGCGATTGCACTGGATATGACCGTGATCGATGCGATGGGCCGACGAACCACGCCTGCCACCGATCAACGCTCGGATTGTGATGTTGGACTGCTGATCGATGATTCCTATGCGGGTACCGTGCGTGATGTGCAAGTCTTTGGACACTGGGCCAAGGCAGGGATGAGCATCGTCTCGCGAGGGCTGGGCGACAATCCGGACTACAACGCGTTTTGGAATTCGTCGTTTATGGGCGATGTCGGGGTGGCGCTACTTGGCTCGGACCACGAAGATGGGCCCGGTTTATCAGGAACTCAGTTTCATGGGTGTCGGCTATTCGCAAGCGATCATCACGATCGAGCCTCGCGGCACTTCGGTACCGCGGCGCTCTATATCGATGGACGCACCGCAGGAAAGCGAGCGGATTTGAACGGACATTCGTTCTTTGGCGGCTGCATTCGCACCTACAACGACGATGCCGTGGTTCTGGACCATGCATCGAATCTGTCATTTCACGGCGTCATATTCGAATTACCGACGTGGAAGGGACGTGGTGATTCACCGAGGCACCCATCGGGCCGAATTGTGGGGACCGAAAACACACGCGATGTCTACCTGTTTGGTTGCCGGATGCACGACATCGGTCTGGACTCGCTTGCGGGTGGGATGCTTGATGGTGCCGTGATTGCGATACCGGATCGGTTTGGTGCCGCTTCTCTGAATCGATCCGGTCACACCGTGCGATTGTTTACCACGCCCAAAAAGGGAGCCGTGATTCAGTTGACCGACGAAGGAGATACGACCAACAGTGGCCGCATCTTGAGTGAAAAGGGAGGAACGCCGTAGCGGCATTGGCTTTTTTCGTTGCACGGTGGCTTCACGGTGGCTTACGGCCTGTGACCAGTGGCAATTGATTATTCTAGCGGTGCGGCGCAAGCCGGGGCCGCTAAATCTTTACTACTGATGTTGGATATTAGGTGGTAGTTTTTCTTCCGGTCGATACTGCAGTTACTTCTCCACCGACGAAGGTGACTGCTGATTTAGTAGCATTGTTTGCAGGCCGGAGGCCGTCACACCCTCTGCCGGTAGCGTAAGCTACTGGTCAGGAGCGGCGGAAAAACATAGCCCGGAGGGCGACACATCTGCTGCCAGTGTGTCGGCCTCCGGCCTTTCGGCGACAAGTCGCCCCTAAACCGTTGGCTCACGCCAACGGCAGTCTATCTGTCGGCCTCCGGCCTGTGCGTTTGCTACTAAATTAGCAGTCAACGAAGTTGGTAGAGAGGTGGCAGAAAACCAACACCGTCGATGTCACTTCGCTTCCTGTGTCGCGGGGGCAGCGGCTTTCCAGCCTGCTTTGAGTTGACTCAGCAACTCGGCTACGCGTTCCGGATGCTCGTTCGCCACGTTTTTTGTTTCTGCAGGATCGGTTTCGTGATCATATAGTTCGACAAACAGTGGATCGGCGTTGGGAAGTTTCGTGTCCTTCCATGCGATCATCCGGTAACGAGCGGTTCGTATCGCATAGCCAGTCAAATCGTGTTCAAACAGCTCGGGATCCCACTTCGATCCCATCTGTTTTTGGATGCGATCTTCGACTTCATCAAGCAGCGGACCAAAGTAGGTTTCACGCATGGCAGGCCGAATCGGAAACGCACCCCATTCGCGCAGCGCCGGACTGGGGAATTGATTAAACGCCGCCGTTTTCCAGTCGCGGGTAGGGTTCTTGATCAAGGGTGTAAAGCTAGTCCCTTCTAAATGTTCGGGTTGTTCGATCCCGGCGAGATCACACAACGTTGGATAGATGTCGACCAATTCGACCAGGGCATCGGTTGCCTTCCCTCGATTCGCCACGGGAATTTCCGGAGTCCAAATCATCATCGGAACCCGTGTCGCCAATTCGTAGTTCGTGGCTTTACACCACATTCCCATCTCGCCGAGGTGATACCCATGATCGCTCCACAGGATAATGATGGTGTTGTCGCGTACGCCTGCTTCGTCCAGTGCGGAAATCATGCGACCGATCTGAGCATCGACATAGCTGACACAAGCCAAATAGGCATGCTTTAACGTACGAGCAAGATTCGGATCGATGGCGCCGAGCTTGGGGATGCCGCTGCGAACACGCAGTTCAAATGAAGGGTGCAATCCGATGGAGGCGCCTGCATGTGGTCCTTCGGTTTGGCTTGTCACTGGAATCGAGTCGCGGTCATACAGATCCCAGTAACGTTTGGGGGCAACCCAATTCAAGTGAGGTTTGTTGAACCCGAGTGCTAAGAAGAAGGGGTTGTCGTTTTCGGCGACCAAATCTTTCAGCGTCGCGATCGCCAAATCTGTGTCGTAGCCATCGCCATACGTATTGTCGGGCACATCGGCGCTCTCGTACGCAGGCCCCATTGCTAAGCCTAGTTTTGCTACGTCGCCATACTTGGCGATCATTTGTTTGCGAGTTTCCTGTTGACTTTTTTGGTTCTCAGGCAGCGCAAAGTTGACTGGCTTTTTTAAGTTGCGGACTTCGCTGCGATTCTTTGACGGTTGGCGGTTCCAAGACGCTGGGTCCAGATCGCCATGATGAAAAATTTTTCCGAGATAAACGGTGTCATATCCGTGGTTTCCAAAATGCTGAGGCAGCGTGAGGATGTCGGGGTTCAGTTGCCGAAGTTTGACGTAGTTGTGGGTAATTCCATTGGTGTCGGGGCGCGTTCCCGTCAACAGACTTGCGCGAGACGGCCCGCAAATCGCCTGTTGACAATAGGCCCGATTAAAGCGAAGTCCCGACTTGGCCAACGCGTCCATGTTCGGCGTCACGGCAATCTCCGAACCATAGCACCCCAGTTCAGGTCGCAAGTCATCGATACCGATGAACAGGACATTGGGTTTGGCCGGGGACTCGCCGTGAACGCGGTTGATGGTAAGACCACCTGACGCGACGGCAAACAAAATCGTCCAAGCAATTGGAATCTTCATCGTTGTGTCTTTGCGAGGGCAGCCAACTCGACGTGAATCGATTGGTGTGTCGCTGCCGTAGCAGCTTTTGACAGGGGGTCGTGGGTAGCCGAATCGTGCTAGGGCTTTTTCGCTTCCCAGATGTGCGAGTCGTTCAGCAGTTCGTGATAGTGAGTTTTCAGCCGTTTGCTGAGCTCGTCCAGTTTCTCGGGCATCGACGCGGACAGATCGTTGCTCTCGTCGACATCGTCGGTGATCCGGAAGATCTGGAAATCGGATAGCTCCGCCGCCTTGACTTCCGTCTCATTCTCGGTGGTCACATTGTTGTACTTGCCGATATTCAGTTTGGCCAAAACTTTCCATTCGCCATCACGCATCGCAACTCGCCGCTCATTCAGCGCGTTGTAATAAATCCAGAGTAGTGGTTTCGCGCGGTTTGGAGCTTCATTTTTTAGTGCGGGCAGGAAATTGGTTCCATCCAGCACAAGGTCCGCCGGAGGCGTTGTCCCAGCAAGCTGGCAAAACGTTGGCAAAAAGTCCAGCGACGACACCGGATGATGGACCACTTGGTCAGCCTTGATGCGATCCGGCCATCGCATGATCCCGGCGACTCGAAAGCCTGCGTCGGTGGTCCACAGCTTCATGCCGCGAAGCGGTGTCGCTCGGCCGTAGGAACGACTCGCGCGGCGATAGCGATTGAGTGTCTCAGGCCCATTGTCGGCCGTGAAGACGACTAGGGTGTTTGAGTCGACGTTCAAGTCCTTCAGCGCGGTCAGCAAGCTGCCGACCGCCACATCCACATTGGCCACGTTGGCAAAGTATTGGGCCTCGTCTTCATTTTGAGCCTCTTCGGAATATTGATCGACGAGTTTTTTGGGCGAGGCAACCGGTTCGTGAGGCTCGTGAAAGGCGACGTACATAAAGAAAGGTTGCTCGGGTGACTGGGCCTGCTGGCCCTTCAGCCAATTGACGGCTTCGTCGACCACGAGTTGGCAGCTGTATCCCTGCAGCGGACCGACCGGCTCGCCGTTGCGAACAAAGTTTTGTGGATTCTCATGCGAGGGACTGGCGTTGTTCTGCGTGCCAAACCAATGATCAAAACCGGCACTGTCGGGTTGAGGTTGTTGTGGCGAGTTGAACTTTCCGTTGCAGTGCCATTTGCCCGACATGCAAGTTGCATATCCCACCTGTTTCAGCAGTTGCGGGATCGTGACTTCCGAGGATCGCATGTACACGTTGCGTCCGCCGGGGATGAAATCATAGATGCCGGCACGATTAGGACTGCGACCGGTCAACAATCCGACTCGCGAGGGTGAACAGACCGGAGCCGCGGAATAGAAGTTAGTGAAACGGACGCCTTCCTCTGCCATGCGGTTCAAATGAGGCGTCTTGATCGATGGATGGCCGTAGCACTCGAGATCGCCATAGCCGAGATCGTCACACAAAACCACGACAATATTGGGTTGGTCCGCAGCCTGTAGCTGCACATCAGCCTGACCGATAACGATCAGACAGAATAAGAACAGCGCAGTGCGAACGGTAATCGTCTCGAGCCGTTTCATCATGGTTTCCTTCTATCGTGCGCCCGTGCGGGGCGGTAGTGAGTTGGTTGAAAGTCAAGTTGTCGTCGGTGTTGCGAGCGGCAGGGGGTGACGATCCTGCTGGACGACGGGGGCGACAACGGATGGTGGTGTCATTTTGTCTTAGCGGGAGTTCAGTGGGGTGGATTATTGTCTAAAACTCGCCGGATTTCAAAATTCTTTCCAAGTTTGATGTTTTTGTTGTTTGGATTCCCCGCCGTATTTCCATCCTTTTCGTTCGCATCGCGGATGGCCATTTCCAGGCCACCGCTGATTCAAATTCATAATTCAAAGGATTCGTTGATGGAAGCTGGTAAAAAGCGGGTGGTACGAAGAGGCTTCACGCTTGTGGAATTGTTGGTCGTGATCGCAATCATCGGGGTGTTGGTCGGACTGTTGCTACCGGCGGTCCAAGCCGCACGTGAAGCCGCCCGTCGAATGAGTTGCAGCAACAATTTCAAGCAAATTGGGCTGGCGATGCACAATTATCACTCCGCGTACAATCAGCTGCCGATGCAGATGGGTGGTACTGGCAACGGCGGCCTGAGTGATGTGGATGCTCCGAGCAACCCGGTTCAGTCGAACATTGCTGCATTGGGACGCTTAAGCTATCTGGTTGGGTTGACTCCGTTTTTCGAGCAACAAGCTTTGTGGGAACAAATCAGCAATCCCAATCAAGAATTGGTGGGCGGAGGCGTCAAGTCGCCTGCATGGCCGTCGATGGGCCCTGCTCCGCATCCTAACACCAATACCTATGTCCCGTGGATGACGGAAATCCCGGCGTTGCGTTGTCCGAGTGACCCAGGCGTCGGGTTGCCGGCTCAAGGGCGGACGAACTATGGCGCTTGCACGGGCGATTCCAATTACTGGCACGAACAGGGGCCTGTCAGCGACGCGCTGGTGCCCCAATCTGGCAATGCGACCAATTTCCGTCCCTCGGATCGTGGTTTCTTTGCTCCGCGAAAAACGACGATGTTTCGTGATGTCCTCGATGGGATGTCCAATACGATTGCTGCTGGCGAGATCATCACCGATTTGGGCGATCTCGACACTCGTGGCCGAATGCGGAACGACAACTCGTTTCAAAACGTTGGGCCTGGGGGAGTTCGGACCAAGTTAGTGGATCCCGCAC from the Novipirellula caenicola genome contains:
- a CDS encoding glycosyl hydrolase family 28-related protein; the protein is MISCFSWPLQVVAFSVLCLLCLSSANAAVNVRDFGAKGDAVTDDTEAIRSALAASPHVHFPAGVYVISDGIDLPRSARLTGDGSPALGTFPLRDDKEYFADGKRHLLPGTTLLFRGTANRSIPTLRRDRFKSLRYALKTQPQSSFSIQQLAIALDMTVIDAMGRRTTPATDQRSDCDVGLLIDDSYAGTVRDVQVFGHWAKAGMSIVSRGLGDNPDYNAFWNSSFMGDVGVALLGSDHEDGPGLSGTQFHGCRLFASDHHDRASRHFGTAALYIDGRTAGKRADLNGHSFFGGCIRTYNDDAVVLDHASNLSFHGVIFELPTWKGRGDSPRHPSGRIVGTENTRDVYLFGCRMHDIGLDSLAGGMLDGAVIAIPDRFGAASLNRSGHTVRLFTTPKKGAVIQLTDEGDTTNSGRILSEKGGTP
- a CDS encoding sulfatase, which produces MKIPIAWTILFAVASGGLTINRVHGESPAKPNVLFIGIDDLRPELGCYGSEIAVTPNMDALAKSGLRFNRAYCQQAICGPSRASLLTGTRPDTNGITHNYVKLRQLNPDILTLPQHFGNHGYDTVYLGKIFHHGDLDPASWNRQPSKNRSEVRNLKKPVNFALPENQKSQQETRKQMIAKYGDVAKLGLAMGPAYESADVPDNTYGDGYDTDLAIATLKDLVAENDNPFFLALGFNKPHLNWVAPKRYWDLYDRDSIPVTSQTEGPHAGASIGLHPSFELRVRSGIPKLGAIDPNLARTLKHAYLACVSYVDAQIGRMISALDEAGVRDNTIIILWSDHGYHLGEMGMWCKATNYELATRVPMMIWTPEIPVANRGKATDALVELVDIYPTLCDLAGIEQPEHLEGTSFTPLIKNPTRDWKTAAFNQFPSPALREWGAFPIRPAMRETYFGPLLDEVEDRIQKQMGSKWDPELFEHDLTGYAIRTARYRMIAWKDTKLPNADPLFVELYDHETDPAETKNVANEHPERVAELLSQLKAGWKAAAPATQEAK
- a CDS encoding DUF1559 domain-containing protein, producing MEAGKKRVVRRGFTLVELLVVIAIIGVLVGLLLPAVQAAREAARRMSCSNNFKQIGLAMHNYHSAYNQLPMQMGGTGNGGLSDVDAPSNPVQSNIAALGRLSYLVGLTPFFEQQALWEQISNPNQELVGGGVKSPAWPSMGPAPHPNTNTYVPWMTEIPALRCPSDPGVGLPAQGRTNYGACTGDSNYWHEQGPVSDALVPQSGNATNFRPSDRGFFAPRKTTMFRDVLDGMSNTIAAGEIITDLGDLDTRGRMRNDNSFQNVGPGGVRTKLVDPARPQFWQSGASGLPGGAGEGRGYEWANGYGIYSQMKTMAPPNTPCVMGGWTQSSGLLPPASRHQGGCHILMGDGAVKFVTDSIESGNQNTGPVWRDGTGIRAPGAPSPYGLWGALGTRASKEIIDSAF
- a CDS encoding sulfatase family protein encodes the protein MMKRLETITVRTALFLFCLIVIGQADVQLQAADQPNIVVVLCDDLGYGDLECYGHPSIKTPHLNRMAEEGVRFTNFYSAAPVCSPSRVGLLTGRSPNRAGIYDFIPGGRNVYMRSSEVTIPQLLKQVGYATCMSGKWHCNGKFNSPQQPQPDSAGFDHWFGTQNNASPSHENPQNFVRNGEPVGPLQGYSCQLVVDEAVNWLKGQQAQSPEQPFFMYVAFHEPHEPVASPKKLVDQYSEEAQNEDEAQYFANVANVDVAVGSLLTALKDLNVDSNTLVVFTADNGPETLNRYRRASRSYGRATPLRGMKLWTTDAGFRVAGIMRWPDRIKADQVVHHPVSSLDFLPTFCQLAGTTPPADLVLDGTNFLPALKNEAPNRAKPLLWIYYNALNERRVAMRDGEWKVLAKLNIGKYNNVTTENETEVKAAELSDFQIFRITDDVDESNDLSASMPEKLDELSKRLKTHYHELLNDSHIWEAKKP